One window from the genome of Methyloradius palustris encodes:
- a CDS encoding DUF2919 family protein, translating to MQKPYAILYMINSYRKFLTLLKYDARFYDDYLNLKIPGVLWLSMIYGLRHIIFLAAYKLMPAEVLSTDWLAVQLSPALIFLDIPALMVLLSTGHRLPEAHKIMRLVWLNGRKLLLCSYLGSILLFTYLNFDLIQKFTFENLSLIFSVLIFDIVISLYLYKSNLTKDIFNEFPEEAKK from the coding sequence ATGCAAAAACCTTACGCTATACTTTATATGATTAATTCATACAGAAAGTTCTTAACTTTGCTTAAATATGACGCTCGTTTTTACGACGATTATCTAAATCTAAAAATTCCAGGCGTTTTATGGTTGTCGATGATCTATGGTTTAAGACACATCATATTTTTAGCCGCATACAAATTGATGCCAGCAGAAGTGTTATCGACGGATTGGCTTGCTGTTCAACTTAGTCCAGCGCTAATTTTTCTGGATATTCCAGCTTTAATGGTTCTATTATCGACTGGTCACAGATTGCCAGAAGCACATAAGATCATGCGTTTAGTCTGGTTGAACGGTAGAAAGCTGCTTCTATGTTCATACTTGGGCTCAATTTTACTTTTCACATACTTAAATTTTGATTTAATCCAGAAATTCACATTTGAGAATTTAAGCTTGATTTTTAGTGTGCTTATATTTGATATCGTCATTTCACTTTATTTATATAAATCAAATTTAACTAAAGATATATTTAATGAATTTCCTGAGGAAGCAAAAAAATGA
- a CDS encoding PAS domain S-box protein, producing the protein MALSVLIGWHAHIGGAVQVFQDFIPMQYNAALCFIALGIGGISLCTHRRLPLLICGAFISLMGLAVIVEYATGLSLGIDTLFFSPWDITPSNAPGRMLLTTAVSFIVAGSALFIIAIRNQAYGMFGILNSVTLSLALTSLIAYTFHISTVFIFSLNLQMALNTSLAMFAYGLAMLHYAWKHAEYGADGLPNWYAGIGISLLPPLLVGVSALLPEQSWRVISLGALFATLGVGFITLAIRWLTTAKISYKGMLMIVMPLSLLLTFVSLVAHIKHESESMQTLTIHSTEVINTSQALVSQIIDTESSVRGYMITCDASFVEAYPATLQSIAQITQHLLNLVSDNPQQELSAQRVAQAAVERMDYLSYVIALIKTDNKKQIEREIVSRKGVDLMKKLRAEVASFSQEELRLGTARRQALETSWQRLSWLLVSGTTAAILLSSILALSFSGSLSKRLQQLRNNANNLATGKALAAPLTGSDEIAELDQVFHDMADSLNQAAKRENTERILDWHTIDVRHTEALLKAGALQNAIFNSANFSSIATDAKGVIQIFNVGAERMLGYTAADVVNTITPADISDPQEVIIRAEALSLELGTTITPGFEALVFKASRGIEDIYELTYIRKDGSRFPAVVSVTALRDPQDAIIGYLLIGTDNTARKQAEEALLKAGALQNAIFNSANFSSIATDARGVIQIFNVGAERMLGYTAAEVVNTITPADISDPQEVIARAEALSLELATTITPGFEALVFKASRGIEDIYELTYIRKDTSRFPAVVSVTALRDAQERIIGYLLIGTDNTARKLVEADRALLDQRLRDQQFYTRSLIESNIDALMMTDPQGVISDVNQQMIELTGRTRDELIGAPSKNFFTDPVKAEAAIKRVLTENKVSNYELTVRAQDGEETVVSYNAATFYDRERKLQGVFASARDVTERKRIDLALQEKNVELEHATRMKSVFLATMSHELRTPLNAIIGFSEALKDGLAGSMDETQLEYIGDIFSSGQHLLSLINDILDLSKVEAGMMTLELEPTDLNWLLSNSLTIVREKAAAHGISLELEIGDDLLLPDTALESELPQLDMRKTKQIVYNLLSNAVKFSAKGGHVALHAHRVARSAVGSMDGNWPVHGFALADNLEDNQQDSKYSEFLELSVSDNGIGISIENMSKLFQAFTQIDSSLARKFEGTGLGLAMVKQLVELHGGTVAVASEEGKGSHFAVWLPLRTAS; encoded by the coding sequence ATGGCGCTCAGCGTACTCATTGGCTGGCATGCGCATATCGGCGGTGCTGTTCAAGTTTTTCAAGACTTTATTCCCATGCAATACAACGCAGCACTATGCTTTATTGCGCTTGGAATAGGCGGCATCAGCCTCTGCACTCATAGGCGATTGCCACTCTTGATTTGTGGGGCATTCATTAGCTTGATGGGTCTGGCAGTCATAGTGGAATATGCGACGGGACTTTCACTCGGCATCGACACCCTTTTCTTCTCCCCTTGGGATATCACGCCATCCAACGCCCCAGGGCGAATGCTACTCACCACTGCAGTCAGTTTTATAGTGGCAGGCAGCGCACTATTCATTATCGCCATACGCAATCAGGCTTATGGAATGTTTGGCATTCTCAATTCAGTCACGCTGAGTTTGGCGCTCACTTCGCTTATCGCTTATACATTCCACATAAGCACCGTATTCATATTTAGCCTTAATTTACAGATGGCACTCAATACGTCTCTGGCAATGTTTGCTTATGGTCTGGCTATGCTTCACTACGCATGGAAGCATGCTGAATATGGCGCAGACGGACTCCCTAATTGGTATGCGGGTATCGGCATAAGCCTGTTACCACCGCTTTTGGTTGGCGTGAGTGCACTATTACCTGAGCAATCATGGCGCGTAATCTCCCTGGGAGCATTGTTTGCCACGCTGGGCGTTGGGTTTATTACGCTGGCAATACGTTGGCTCACAACGGCGAAAATATCCTACAAGGGCATGCTCATGATTGTGATGCCGCTAAGCCTGCTACTGACCTTTGTAAGCCTGGTTGCGCATATCAAACACGAGAGTGAATCAATGCAAACGCTGACGATACACTCCACTGAGGTGATTAACACATCACAGGCACTAGTCTCGCAAATCATCGATACAGAAAGCAGCGTGCGAGGCTACATGATCACGTGCGATGCATCTTTTGTTGAAGCTTATCCAGCGACATTGCAGTCCATCGCACAAATCACGCAACACCTGCTTAATCTGGTTAGTGACAATCCACAACAAGAACTCAGTGCACAAAGAGTAGCGCAAGCGGCTGTGGAAAGAATGGACTACCTGAGCTACGTCATAGCCTTGATCAAAACAGATAATAAAAAGCAGATTGAACGGGAAATCGTTTCAAGAAAAGGCGTTGATCTGATGAAAAAGTTGCGCGCCGAAGTCGCTAGCTTCTCTCAAGAAGAGCTACGTTTGGGCACAGCACGTCGGCAAGCTCTAGAAACTTCATGGCAAAGATTAAGCTGGTTGCTGGTTTCGGGCACAACTGCAGCCATTCTCTTATCTTCAATTTTGGCACTTTCTTTCAGCGGCAGTTTAAGCAAGCGCCTGCAGCAACTGCGCAACAATGCAAACAACCTGGCCACAGGTAAAGCACTTGCGGCACCGCTCACGGGTAGCGATGAGATTGCCGAACTAGATCAAGTGTTTCATGACATGGCGGATTCACTCAATCAAGCAGCCAAGCGTGAAAATACAGAACGCATTCTCGATTGGCACACTATCGATGTCAGGCATACCGAGGCGTTACTTAAGGCAGGCGCCCTACAAAATGCTATTTTCAACAGCGCCAATTTCTCAAGTATCGCCACCGATGCCAAGGGTGTGATCCAGATATTCAACGTGGGTGCAGAGCGCATGCTCGGTTACACCGCCGCCGATGTGGTAAATACCATCACCCCCGCCGATATTTCTGACCCGCAAGAAGTCATTATTCGCGCCGAAGCCTTAAGTCTAGAACTTGGCACCACCATCACACCTGGGTTTGAAGCTCTAGTTTTCAAGGCCTCGCGCGGCATAGAAGACATTTACGAGCTCACTTATATCCGTAAAGATGGCAGCCGATTCCCTGCCGTCGTTTCGGTAACAGCCCTGCGCGACCCGCAGGATGCAATTATTGGCTATCTGTTGATAGGTACCGACAATACTGCCCGCAAACAGGCTGAAGAAGCACTGCTGAAGGCTGGCGCTTTGCAAAATGCCATATTCAACAGCGCCAATTTTTCCAGCATCGCGACTGATGCCAGAGGCGTTATCCAGATATTCAACGTGGGTGCCGAGCGCATGCTGGGCTATACCGCAGCCGAAGTGGTGAATACCATCACCCCTGCTGACATCTCTGATCCACAGGAAGTGATTGCACGTGCCGAGGCCCTGAGCCTGGAGCTTGCCACCACCATCACACCAGGGTTTGAAGCCCTGGTATTTAAAGCCTCGCGCGGCATAGAGGATATTTACGAGCTTACGTATATCCGCAAAGATACCAGCCGCTTCCCAGCCGTAGTCTCGGTAACTGCGTTGCGCGATGCGCAAGAGCGCATCATTGGCTACCTGCTGATCGGTACTGATAATACGGCGCGCAAACTGGTAGAAGCCGACCGTGCATTGCTTGATCAACGTCTGCGAGACCAGCAGTTTTATACACGCTCGTTGATCGAATCAAATATCGACGCGCTGATGATGACCGACCCGCAAGGCGTAATCTCCGATGTGAACCAGCAGATGATAGAGCTCACCGGGCGCACGCGCGATGAGTTGATAGGTGCCCCTTCCAAGAATTTCTTTACCGACCCCGTCAAAGCTGAAGCTGCCATCAAACGTGTGCTCACCGAAAACAAGGTGAGTAACTATGAGCTCACAGTGCGCGCGCAAGATGGCGAAGAAACCGTAGTTTCATACAATGCCGCCACTTTTTACGACCGTGAGCGCAAGCTACAAGGCGTATTTGCCTCGGCGCGCGACGTGACTGAGCGCAAGCGCATAGACTTGGCACTGCAAGAGAAAAATGTCGAGCTTGAGCATGCTACCCGCATGAAATCGGTGTTCCTGGCCACTATGTCGCATGAATTGCGTACGCCTCTTAATGCGATTATTGGTTTTTCCGAAGCACTCAAAGATGGCCTGGCAGGCAGTATGGATGAGACACAGCTTGAGTATATAGGCGACATTTTCAGCAGCGGGCAGCATCTGCTCTCGCTTATCAATGACATCCTCGATTTATCCAAGGTTGAAGCCGGCATGATGACGCTTGAGCTGGAACCCACCGATCTAAACTGGTTGTTATCTAACAGCCTGACCATCGTCCGCGAAAAAGCCGCAGCGCACGGCATCAGCCTTGAGCTTGAAATAGGCGATGATTTGCTTTTGCCCGACACGGCGCTGGAGTCAGAGTTGCCTCAGCTCGATATGCGCAAGACCAAGCAGATCGTCTATAACTTGTTATCGAATGCTGTGAAATTCAGTGCCAAAGGTGGGCATGTAGCACTGCATGCACATCGCGTTGCCCGCAGTGCGGTAGGCAGTATGGATGGTAATTGGCCTGTACACGGCTTTGCGCTGGCAGATAACCTCGAAGATAACCAACAAGATAGTAAGTACAGCGAATTTCTCGAACTCAGCGTGAGTGATAACGGCAT